TATTCCACACTACAAGCCAAACGGAAAGAAGCTCTATTTCAAGAGAACGGAGTTAGAAAGCTGGTTGCTTCGCAACCGCAATTCTACTCAGGAAGAAATAGACCGCAGAGCTGCGGATTACCTAATCAAGAAAGGGAGGGTAAAGCTATGACAGAGGTATTCGATATGCTCCTGACACTTGCACAGGACATCAAAACAATCAAAGCCTACCTCCTCAATTTCCATAAGTCACGATTGGAGCAATTCAGTGATGAATGGATTGACGGACAGGTAGTGATGCAAACGCTGCATATTAGCAAAAGAACCCTTCAATCCCTTCGGGATAGTGGGGTTCTTCCCTACAGCCGAATCAATGGCAAGTTCTATTACAAAGTTTCTGACATGGAAGCTTTACTGGAATCCAACTACTCACCTTCAAAATCAAAGCATTATGGAGATAAGTAGAGAAGCCATATTAAGCAAGACACACTACGGCCTGAATATCTATGCCCATGTGTTACGCCACTACTATCAGGGTGAAACAGTCCTATCCCTTTCGGGCCGGGACTGTAAACCTGCTAAGAATCCATTCAATGCGGACAAGCCCACATTGATGGTTAAAGTAGTTGACGGCATTGCTACACACACAGATACAGAAGAAGCCATTGCACAGGGCAATGTCTTTGATTTTGCTTCATTGCATTTCAGCCTCGAAGGGCAAGCCCTTCTCGATAAGATCAATGAAGAACTATACCTGAGAATTGGCAAGGAAAGAGGTTTTTATCATCAAGAGGAAACGCAACCTGCTGTTGCTATTCCTGAAATTCAAAAGCCTACACCGCCAGTATTTAGCTATTTCAAAAAACCTGTTTCTAATGTGAAACCAAGTCGCCAAGTCTCCCTGATTGAGGTGTACCACCTCATCAAAGGCAATGATTTTGCTACGTGTACAAGTACACTTCGCAATATCTCAGAGCCAAAGGATGCCCGTAAGTACAAGGCTCAAAAATTCGATTATGTGACCTTCTCAGGCTCATTCTCTAAGCGGAATGATGCAAACCTCCAAAGACATTCAGGTTTGCTTACAATCGATTTTGACCACATTGAGGACATCCCAACGCTCAAGCAATCATTACTCAATGACCATTATTTTGAAACGGAGCTACTGTTTGTATCTCCTTCAGGTGATGGGTTGAAATGGGTAATACCGATTGATTTGACACAGGCAAAACACCAGGACTATTTCAAGGCAGTGGCAAACTACGTTTCCCACACCTACCAGATTGAAGTAGACCAATCAGGAAAGGACATTTCAAGAGCATGTTTCCTTCCGCACGATACAGACATATTCATCAACCCTAAATACATATAGGTTATGGAGCGAAAAACATTCAATCCGTTGGAATGGCTTGATAAGCCTGACCAACAAGTAAAAGTTACAGAGCAAAGCAATTACACTACAAATACACAACTCGAAGAAGTTGAACGAATCATTCAAGGCATTGAGGCCAGCCGTATAGATGTTACCTCCGCTTACAGCGATTGGGTAAATATCGGCTTTGCCTTTGCGGATGAGTTTGGTGAGACAGGTAGAAACCTGTTCCACCGTGTTAGTCAATATCATCCTGAATATTCTACACAGGAATGCGACAAGCAGTTTGATAATTGCATGAAGGCAAGAGGTCAGGGAGTTTCCCTGAAAACCTTCTTTTATCATGCCAAGGAAGCAGGAATACCATTGACTACCCCAAAGCAGGAAAGACAGACTTACAGCCCTGCTAGCAGGTCTGAGAATCAAAGCAAGAATCTCAATAGTCAGGCAGAAATCAAGAAAGAACCAGAGCAAATGCCAACCTTTCCTGATTCCTTGTTTCCTGAACTTCCTGAGTTTTTGCAAAAGGTAATACAGATAGCCACTTCTAATGAGGAAAGGGATATTCTACTCCTTGGCTCCTTAGTGGCTATTAGTGCCTGTTTACCCAAAGTGTCAGGCATCTATGATGGCAAGCGTGTCTATTCCAATCTGTTTCTATTCATTACCGCCCAAGCCTCGGCAGGTAAAGGTCGTTTGGTGCATTGTCGTCAACTAGTGAATCCAGTACACAAAGAGTTCAGGAAGCAAGCCAAACTCCACAAGCAACATTACGAACTGGAATTGGCTGAATACAACGCCAACAAAGGGAAAGTTGAAGGAATAGAGAAACCCGAGAAGCCACCCGAAAAGATGCTCTTTATCCCCGCCAATAACAGCTCCACAGGAGCTTATCAATTATTGGGTGATAGTGACGGTAAAGGACTGATATTTGAAACTGAGGGTGACACACTTGCACATGCTTTTAAGAGCGATTACGGCAATTATAGTGACGGCTTTAGAAAAGCCTTTCACCATGAGACTATTTCCTATTATCGCAGGACAGACCGTGAATATGTGGACATAGAAAGCCCTTGTCTTTCTACTGTCTTGTCAGGTACGCCCAAGCAAGTAGCAGCACTAATCCCGAATGCAGAAAACGGCTTATTCAGCCGTTTCATATTCTATTACATGAATGTTCGGCCAGTGTGGAAGAATGTATTTGCTTCGCAAACTACCAATGGATTAGATGACTACTTTGATGCGTTAGGAAATGAGTTCTTTAACCTTTACAGTTCGTTGAAAGCTGGACAGGATGTTCAATTCTTTCTCACCGCTGACCAGCAAGACCAATTCAATCAGTTCTTTGGTCAGATACAAGAAAAGTATATGAGCATTCAAGGAATCGACTACATGGCAACCATCCGAAGGTTGGGATTGATTGCCTATCGTTTCTGCATGATATTCTCCGCTTTGCGGATCATGGAGACTGGTGAAACATCATCAAAGATGATTTGTGAAGAAAGAGACTTTCAAGCTTCGCTTGCAATGGTCAAAGTGTTGGTAAAGCATTCGAGTAAAGTATTTGCAGAACTCCCGGAAGACGTACAGAAACCTACTCGATTAAATAGGAAAGAGAAATTCTTGAATAAGCTACCCAAACACTTCAACCGTCAAAAGTACCTTGAAGTGGCAGCAGCTTTGAGCATTCCTCACAAAACGGCAGAGGGCTATATCACTGACTTCTGCAAATCAGGTCTGCTTCACCGTGAGTCTCAGGACAACTACATAAACACCTCGATTGAGGATACTCAGGATTCTGAGGATGCTAAGGAAAATTAATCCTTGGTATCCTCCATTTCCTTAAAATCCTGAAACATTAAATCCACAAATCTACCTACTTCGTTTCTTCTTTTTCTTTCCTATATTTGGCATTATTTGTCAAGTAATATATTGCCAACATGGATAACTTCGGTTCTAGACTGAAAGCATTAAGAACAAAACAAGGGCTATTAATGCGACAAGTCGCTGCTGCTACAGATGTGGACACCTCTATGATAAGCAAGTTTGAGAATGGTGATCGACTTCCAACAAGAAAACAAATTGAAAAGCTCGCTTTGATTTTAAAGGTTACAGAAGAGGAATTACTCGTTCAAGCATATAGTGAAAAAATTGCATACGATTTAATCAAAGAACCGCTAGCTGAGGAAATTGTCGAATTGGCATTAAAAAAATTACAATTAAAAAAATGAACTAACCAAACAGTACATCTTTATGCCTAGCCATACCTTCAACATACTCACATTCAATCATCCTCAGGAAGAACAAACCTTTTACTTCACTGACCAGGAACAAGCCAACCTCACACGGATTTACAAATCCTTAGTGCCAGATGAAGTCATTGAAAAGTATGGAGAGCAAGACCACTATTACACATCATTTACAGTTGAGGCCGAAGGTTTCTTAGCGGTATCAAAACCAACAAGTCCACAGTTTGAGACCAAGACAAATGAGCAAGGAGAAGAACGGTCATATACCATCCGTAATTCTACCTTTTCCACTTCAGTACTAAAGAGATATTACAATTCACTCATTCATAGCCATTTCAAGGAGAAAGGATTTTTAGTGAAGCCCAATTTTGTAAGTGATACAGAAGTTTGGCTTCCAAGTGCCAAACAAGACACCACAGGCAAGTACAAGATATTCGACCGCTTCTCACTCAAAGTACAGTTTAAGACAGTTTCCGACAGTCTTGAATTGTTGGTGACATTTGAAGGTAAATCCAAAATCTTCAAAGTTCCTGTCTCCACTCTTTTAGAGGATGTATCACCGACAGATATTAATTGGGTAGTGTATGAAAAGGGTCTGTACCGTTTTGATGAGTTACCTGATAGCGGTAAAAGAGAATATGACAAGGTGTATCCAGTATGGAATTTCGAAATCAGAGATGCATTAATGCAAGGAACGGAAGCCCCGGACAAAACCAATAAGTACAAAAAGTTTAGAGAGGGAATCGACAAGTTCTACAATCAATACCTGAATACAGAGGAGTTCAAAGCAATCATTCCAATTACCTCCAATGGATTCATACCAGTTAATAAAATCAATGTCGGGTCAGTCAACAATTCCAGTAACCGACTTTTATTCGGTGAACAAAAGTCTGGT
Above is a genomic segment from Cryomorphaceae bacterium 1068 containing:
- a CDS encoding DUF3987 domain-containing protein; protein product: MERKTFNPLEWLDKPDQQVKVTEQSNYTTNTQLEEVERIIQGIEASRIDVTSAYSDWVNIGFAFADEFGETGRNLFHRVSQYHPEYSTQECDKQFDNCMKARGQGVSLKTFFYHAKEAGIPLTTPKQERQTYSPASRSENQSKNLNSQAEIKKEPEQMPTFPDSLFPELPEFLQKVIQIATSNEERDILLLGSLVAISACLPKVSGIYDGKRVYSNLFLFITAQASAGKGRLVHCRQLVNPVHKEFRKQAKLHKQHYELELAEYNANKGKVEGIEKPEKPPEKMLFIPANNSSTGAYQLLGDSDGKGLIFETEGDTLAHAFKSDYGNYSDGFRKAFHHETISYYRRTDREYVDIESPCLSTVLSGTPKQVAALIPNAENGLFSRFIFYYMNVRPVWKNVFASQTTNGLDDYFDALGNEFFNLYSSLKAGQDVQFFLTADQQDQFNQFFGQIQEKYMSIQGIDYMATIRRLGLIAYRFCMIFSALRIMETGETSSKMICEERDFQASLAMVKVLVKHSSKVFAELPEDVQKPTRLNRKEKFLNKLPKHFNRQKYLEVAAALSIPHKTAEGYITDFCKSGLLHRESQDNYINTSIEDTQDSEDAKEN
- a CDS encoding BT4734/BF3469 family protein gives rise to the protein MEISREAILSKTHYGLNIYAHVLRHYYQGETVLSLSGRDCKPAKNPFNADKPTLMVKVVDGIATHTDTEEAIAQGNVFDFASLHFSLEGQALLDKINEELYLRIGKERGFYHQEETQPAVAIPEIQKPTPPVFSYFKKPVSNVKPSRQVSLIEVYHLIKGNDFATCTSTLRNISEPKDARKYKAQKFDYVTFSGSFSKRNDANLQRHSGLLTIDFDHIEDIPTLKQSLLNDHYFETELLFVSPSGDGLKWVIPIDLTQAKHQDYFKAVANYVSHTYQIEVDQSGKDISRACFLPHDTDIFINPKYI
- a CDS encoding helix-turn-helix transcriptional regulator — translated: MDNFGSRLKALRTKQGLLMRQVAAATDVDTSMISKFENGDRLPTRKQIEKLALILKVTEEELLVQAYSEKIAYDLIKEPLAEEIVELALKKLQLKK
- a CDS encoding helix-turn-helix domain-containing protein — its product is MTEVFDMLLTLAQDIKTIKAYLLNFHKSRLEQFSDEWIDGQVVMQTLHISKRTLQSLRDSGVLPYSRINGKFYYKVSDMEALLESNYSPSKSKHYGDK
- a CDS encoding helix-turn-helix domain-containing protein; the protein is MDEIIERLENLQRLIESQGIYTKEVLNFNEACQYLELSQSHLYKLTSGGNIPHYKPNGKKLYFKRTELESWLLRNRNSTQEEIDRRAADYLIKKGRVKL